In the genome of Rhodothermus sp., one region contains:
- a CDS encoding NADH-quinone oxidoreductase subunit C, translating into MAEQTGNERPRTPEALKFHFTPVDPPRGDELNPHAKATTYVPDVVEALKARFGDVIEEVEQYAGEHTVRVRADRIVEVCRFLKEEQGFNYLADLGGIDRFTDEGRFEVFYNLVSIERRKRIRLKIRVDEENPVVPSVTSVYRAANWNERECYDMFGIRFEGHPDLRRMYMPEDFEYHPLRKEFPLLGIPGSLPLPPQTPGGPLTRDPFARAHGYVPPPGYEEPPAIDEQTSEP; encoded by the coding sequence ATGGCCGAGCAGACTGGAAACGAACGTCCGCGAACACCCGAAGCGCTGAAATTTCATTTCACGCCGGTCGATCCGCCACGCGGCGACGAACTCAATCCACATGCTAAAGCCACCACATATGTCCCCGACGTGGTGGAGGCACTGAAAGCGCGTTTTGGCGACGTCATCGAGGAGGTGGAACAGTACGCGGGCGAACACACCGTACGCGTCCGCGCCGACCGCATTGTAGAGGTATGCCGCTTTCTGAAAGAAGAACAGGGCTTCAATTACCTGGCCGACCTGGGCGGCATCGACCGTTTCACTGACGAAGGACGCTTTGAAGTGTTTTATAACCTGGTGTCGATCGAGCGCCGCAAACGGATTCGACTGAAGATTCGCGTCGACGAAGAAAATCCGGTGGTGCCTTCGGTAACGTCCGTCTATCGCGCCGCCAACTGGAACGAGCGCGAATGTTACGATATGTTCGGCATCCGTTTCGAAGGACATCCGGATTTGCGGCGCATGTACATGCCAGAAGATTTTGAATACCATCCCCTGCGTAAAGAATTTCCGCTGCTGGGCATCCCGGGTTCGCTCCCGCTGCCCCCACAGACGCCGGGGGGTCCGCTGACGCGCGATCCCTTTGCCCGCGCCCACGGCTACGTGCCCCCACCGGGCTACGAAGAACCACCGGCCATAGATGAGCAAACTTCCGAGCCCTGA
- the purB gene encoding adenylosuccinate lyase, with product MIARYTRPEMAQLWSEAAQYQSWLEVELAACEAWAEIGVIPREDVAKLRQHARFDIQRIHELEKITRHDVVAFTRAVSESLGEERRWIHYGLTSSDVVDTAWAYRLKKANELILEALDHFLEVLARRAREHKYTLMIGRTHGVHAEPTTFGLKLALFYDMMQRNRARFVAVAEEMRVGKLSGAVGTFAHIPPEVERLTCEKLGLKPAPISTQVLARDRHAHYLSVLALIGTTLEQLAVEVRHLQRSEVREVEEAFGEGQKGSSAMPHKRNPIASENITGVARLLRSYMLAAYENITLWHERDISHSSVERVILPDATTLVHYALHRYANVMDTLKVYPQRMRRNMELTFGLYNSQRLLLMLIDKGLSREAAYDLVQPAAMQAWDEARPFYEIVRQHPTLTQYLSPEEIDEAFNPAYHLRHVDEIFRRVGLE from the coding sequence ATGATTGCGCGTTATACGCGCCCCGAAATGGCGCAGCTCTGGAGCGAAGCAGCCCAGTATCAGTCGTGGCTTGAGGTCGAGCTGGCCGCCTGTGAAGCCTGGGCTGAAATCGGGGTCATACCCAGAGAGGACGTAGCCAAGCTGCGACAGCATGCCCGCTTCGACATCCAGCGTATCCATGAGCTGGAAAAGATCACACGGCACGACGTGGTCGCCTTCACGCGGGCAGTGAGCGAGTCGTTGGGCGAAGAGCGACGCTGGATTCATTATGGTCTTACCTCATCCGACGTGGTCGACACAGCCTGGGCTTACCGCCTCAAAAAAGCCAACGAGCTGATCCTGGAAGCGCTGGATCATTTTCTGGAGGTGCTGGCGCGACGGGCCCGGGAGCATAAGTACACGCTGATGATCGGCCGTACGCATGGCGTACACGCCGAGCCAACCACGTTCGGGCTCAAGCTGGCGCTGTTTTACGACATGATGCAGCGTAACCGGGCGCGTTTTGTGGCCGTCGCCGAGGAGATGCGCGTAGGTAAACTGTCTGGTGCTGTAGGAACGTTTGCGCACATTCCGCCCGAAGTCGAGCGTCTGACCTGCGAAAAGCTGGGCCTGAAGCCGGCTCCCATTTCTACCCAGGTGCTGGCACGCGATCGCCACGCACACTATCTGTCGGTGCTGGCGCTGATTGGCACCACGCTGGAGCAGCTGGCCGTCGAAGTCCGACATCTGCAGCGTAGCGAAGTACGCGAGGTAGAAGAAGCCTTCGGGGAAGGGCAGAAGGGGTCGTCGGCCATGCCCCACAAACGCAATCCGATCGCTTCAGAAAACATCACAGGCGTGGCCCGGCTGTTGCGCAGCTATATGCTTGCAGCCTACGAAAACATAACCCTCTGGCACGAACGCGATATCTCCCATTCATCTGTCGAACGCGTCATCCTGCCCGACGCCACCACGCTCGTGCACTACGCCCTGCATCGCTACGCAAACGTGATGGACACGTTGAAAGTCTATCCACAGCGCATGCGGCGCAATATGGAACTGACCTTTGGCCTTTATAACAGCCAGCGCTTGCTGCTGATGCTGATCGACAAAGGCCTGAGTCGTGAAGCCGCCTACGACCTGGTACAGCCGGCTGCCATGCAGGCCTGGGACGAAGCACGACCGTTTTATGAGATCGTTCGCCAGCACCCGACCCTTACCCAGTATCTTTCGCCCGAAGAAATCGATGAAGCGTTTAACCCGGCGTACCACCTGCGCCACGTGGACGAAATCTTTCGACGGGTCGGGTTGGAATAG
- a CDS encoding Uma2 family endonuclease produces MEAVQTYRWSREAFEKLADVGLVDPDARLELIDGEILQKMSPQSARHFTSVLKVAQALHVVFGAGYVVRTQGPLALDPYSEPEPDVAVVAGTLDDYAEAHPSTAVLVVEVADASLHFDRTRKAALYARAGIPDYWIVNLIDRVLEVYRQPQNETYRSHQVLSPHDRLTPLAQPRAFVEIGRLFPHPRA; encoded by the coding sequence ATGGAGGCTGTGCAGACATATCGCTGGAGCCGTGAGGCCTTCGAAAAACTGGCCGACGTCGGACTCGTCGACCCCGACGCCCGCCTCGAACTCATCGACGGCGAAATCCTCCAGAAAATGAGCCCACAGAGCGCTCGTCACTTTACGAGTGTGCTTAAGGTGGCCCAAGCACTGCATGTCGTCTTTGGAGCAGGCTATGTTGTCCGCACTCAGGGGCCGCTGGCGCTGGATCCTTACAGTGAACCGGAACCTGACGTGGCTGTCGTCGCGGGTACGCTCGACGATTACGCTGAGGCGCATCCTTCGACGGCGGTGTTGGTGGTGGAGGTGGCCGATGCCTCGTTGCATTTCGACCGCACGCGTAAGGCTGCCCTCTACGCCCGTGCTGGCATCCCTGACTATTGGATCGTCAACCTGATCGACCGCGTGCTCGAAGTCTACCGACAACCCCAGAACGAAACCTATCGGTCGCATCAGGTGCTTTCACCACACGACCGCCTCACGCCGCTGGCCCAACCCAGAGCTTTCGTAGAAATAGGCCGACTGTTTCCCCACCCTCGCGCTTAA
- the nuoB gene encoding NADH-quinone oxidoreductase subunit NuoB → MLDLREGFLTTRLDVLLNWARSNSLMPMPMGLACCAIEMMAFAGPKYDVARFGSEAMRFSPRQADLMIVAGWCSYKMAHAIRRVWDQMPDPKWCIAMGACASTGGMHRCYGVVQGIDNFLPVDVYIPGCPPRPEAVLHALMDIQEKIRNEYSVAQDYVHGDPRPAAPPVRPHVLSPEGDEPVAQEVLHRPLKSS, encoded by the coding sequence ATGCTGGATCTTCGTGAAGGGTTTCTGACGACGCGGCTGGACGTGCTGCTGAACTGGGCACGTTCCAACTCGCTTATGCCCATGCCGATGGGGTTGGCCTGCTGCGCCATTGAGATGATGGCCTTTGCCGGGCCTAAATATGATGTAGCCCGTTTTGGAAGCGAGGCCATGCGCTTTTCACCCCGGCAGGCTGACCTGATGATTGTAGCCGGGTGGTGCTCCTACAAGATGGCCCATGCCATCCGGCGCGTGTGGGATCAAATGCCTGACCCCAAGTGGTGTATTGCCATGGGGGCCTGCGCCTCGACCGGCGGCATGCATCGCTGCTATGGCGTCGTGCAGGGCATCGACAACTTCCTGCCGGTCGACGTCTACATCCCGGGCTGTCCGCCACGCCCGGAAGCTGTGCTGCATGCGCTGATGGACATTCAGGAAAAGATTCGTAACGAGTACTCGGTGGCGCAGGACTACGTGCATGGCGATCCGCGTCCGGCTGCGCCCCCCGTACGTCCCCACGTACTTTCGCCGGAAGGCGACGAACCCGTTGCCCAAGAGGTGCTCCACCGGCCCCTGAAGTCGAGTTAA
- a CDS encoding peroxiredoxin — translation MMPVLLSMLLLFGFGKSDRPKVGEPAPDFEAKATGGKTIRLSDLRGQWVVLYFYPKAFTPGCTTEACTLRDAYEKIRALGAVILGVSLDNLETQERFKAKYNLPFDLISDQDKKIARAYDVLGMGGLYAKRVTFLIDPEGRIAHIFEKVDPARHDREVYETLKQLQESRKS, via the coding sequence ATGATGCCTGTATTACTGAGCATGTTACTGCTATTCGGCTTCGGCAAAAGCGATCGACCCAAAGTCGGTGAACCTGCACCCGACTTCGAAGCAAAGGCAACCGGTGGCAAGACGATCCGCCTGAGTGACCTGCGCGGTCAGTGGGTGGTGCTTTACTTCTACCCCAAAGCGTTCACGCCTGGCTGTACCACAGAAGCCTGCACCTTGCGTGATGCCTATGAAAAGATCCGGGCGCTGGGAGCCGTCATTCTGGGTGTGAGCCTGGACAACCTGGAGACGCAGGAACGCTTTAAAGCTAAATACAACCTGCCATTCGATCTGATCAGTGACCAGGACAAGAAGATCGCCAGAGCCTATGATGTACTGGGTATGGGTGGGCTATATGCCAAGCGCGTCACGTTCCTGATCGATCCGGAAGGGCGCATTGCCCACATTTTTGAAAAAGTCGATCCGGCCCGCCACGATCGAGAAGTCTATGAAACGCTCAAGCAGCTCCAGGAATCCCGTAAGTCCTGA
- a CDS encoding NAD(P)H-dependent oxidoreductase subunit E yields the protein MADFVKKPVVPLPDLQPEPQIPADQLYFTEEEKQKIARFKEQYLDPAGAVMKTLWLAQEKFGFLPPEVLQLVADELGIPYAQVYGVATFYTQYYKEKKGRYVLDVCTCFSCQVCGGYDILHYLEEKLGIHKGETTPDGLFTLQEVECLGACGSAPVLQVSNGPYVHNLTPEKVDQLLEDLKQGKLPPFVSLTLPQDEAELGGNRRSDAEAVESYQTPPVAQQTR from the coding sequence ATGGCTGACTTTGTCAAAAAACCAGTGGTCCCACTGCCGGATCTGCAACCGGAACCGCAGATTCCGGCCGACCAGCTGTACTTTACCGAAGAGGAAAAGCAAAAAATTGCCCGCTTCAAGGAGCAGTACCTGGATCCGGCTGGTGCCGTGATGAAAACGCTCTGGCTGGCCCAGGAAAAATTCGGCTTTCTGCCCCCAGAAGTGCTGCAGCTGGTGGCCGATGAACTGGGTATCCCCTATGCCCAGGTCTACGGAGTGGCCACCTTCTACACCCAGTACTACAAGGAGAAAAAAGGCCGGTACGTACTGGATGTCTGTACCTGTTTTTCCTGTCAGGTGTGCGGCGGCTACGATATTCTGCATTACCTGGAAGAAAAGCTGGGCATCCATAAAGGGGAAACTACGCCAGACGGCCTGTTCACGCTGCAAGAAGTCGAATGCCTGGGCGCCTGCGGTTCGGCACCAGTCTTGCAGGTATCCAATGGGCCGTACGTTCACAACCTGACCCCTGAAAAAGTCGATCAATTACTGGAAGACCTGAAACAGGGCAAACTGCCCCCCTTCGTTTCGCTCACCCTACCGCAGGATGAAGCAGAGCTGGGAGGCAACCGTCGCTCGGATGCCGAAGCTGTCGAGTCGTACCAGACGCCCCCGGTAGCCCAGCAAACGCGCTGA
- the nuoF gene encoding NADH-quinone oxidoreductase subunit NuoF, with amino-acid sequence MTTNGFQSKAGDWRNYKRVLLPPVRDLHQLEVYEAHGGYQTLRDVLTSDRWDPKAVIEEVKKSKLRGRGGAGFPTGLKWSFMPPVDDRPRFLCCNGDESEPGTFKDRQLMEFNPHQIFEGILIACYAMSVRTCYLYVRGEFARWIEHMERELEKLYARGYVGKNIMGTDFSADIVIHKGAGAYICGEESSLMESIEGKRAYPRIKPPFPAQRGLWGYPTTINNVETLANVPLILRQGGEWFASIGAPNHPGPVLYGISGHVNRPGVYEYPTGMLITDLIYEVAGGIRGGKKLKAVIPGGSSTPPLRADMIDGVTMDAESLREAGSMMGTAGLLVLDEDTDMVSWLRRVTHFYAHESCGQCTPCREGTGWLENIVTRIDEGEGRLRDLDLLLDLCDQMEGRTVCALADAAAWPVRYTILRFREEFEAKCKPSLIPSGIDVAPTATSR; translated from the coding sequence ATGACCACCAACGGATTTCAGAGTAAGGCTGGAGACTGGCGAAACTACAAACGGGTGTTGCTTCCTCCCGTGCGGGATCTGCACCAACTGGAAGTGTACGAGGCGCACGGGGGCTACCAGACCCTGCGTGACGTGCTCACCTCCGACCGCTGGGATCCCAAAGCGGTGATCGAAGAAGTCAAAAAGAGTAAACTGCGCGGCCGGGGCGGCGCCGGCTTCCCCACCGGACTGAAGTGGAGCTTCATGCCGCCAGTGGACGATCGGCCTCGCTTTCTGTGTTGCAACGGGGACGAAAGCGAGCCAGGCACGTTCAAAGATCGCCAGCTCATGGAATTCAATCCCCACCAGATTTTCGAGGGGATTCTGATTGCCTGCTATGCCATGTCTGTGCGCACGTGCTATCTGTACGTGCGCGGCGAATTTGCCCGCTGGATTGAACACATGGAACGGGAGCTGGAGAAACTCTACGCCCGGGGTTATGTGGGGAAAAACATTATGGGCACGGACTTCTCGGCCGATATTGTGATTCACAAAGGCGCTGGCGCCTACATCTGTGGCGAGGAGTCCAGCCTGATGGAATCGATCGAAGGAAAGCGGGCGTATCCCCGTATCAAACCTCCATTCCCGGCGCAGCGTGGCCTGTGGGGCTATCCTACCACGATCAATAATGTAGAGACGCTGGCCAACGTACCGCTTATTTTGCGACAGGGAGGTGAATGGTTTGCGTCAATCGGCGCACCCAACCATCCTGGTCCGGTCCTCTATGGTATCTCCGGACATGTTAACCGACCGGGCGTTTATGAATATCCCACCGGTATGTTGATTACCGACCTGATTTACGAGGTGGCCGGTGGCATCCGTGGCGGCAAAAAACTCAAAGCCGTCATTCCAGGTGGTAGCTCTACGCCTCCCTTGCGGGCCGACATGATCGACGGCGTAACGATGGATGCCGAGTCGCTCCGCGAAGCCGGCTCAATGATGGGGACAGCCGGCCTGCTTGTGCTCGACGAAGACACCGACATGGTATCCTGGCTGCGACGCGTCACCCACTTTTATGCCCATGAAAGCTGTGGGCAATGCACGCCGTGTCGTGAAGGCACGGGCTGGCTGGAAAACATCGTCACCCGTATTGATGAGGGGGAAGGCCGGCTGCGCGATCTGGACCTGCTACTGGATCTATGCGACCAGATGGAAGGACGTACGGTCTGTGCCCTGGCCGACGCAGCAGCCTGGCCTGTGCGCTATACCATCCTGCGCTTCCGCGAAGAGTTTGAAGCAAAGTGTAAACCCAGCCTGATTCCTTCGGGTATCGATGTCGCACCTACCGCGACTTCCAGATAG
- a CDS encoding Lrp/AsnC family transcriptional regulator yields the protein MSAVERIDEIDVRILELLQEHGRMKRNRIAEEVGLSVPSVSERMRKLEERGVITGYHAVLDHKRLHFDITAFIRVIVDGSEHYPEFIRRACALDEVLEVHSITGEGSHILKVRTRNTTTLERLLSRIQSWPGVHGTVTSIVLSTFKETRQLPVVPTELVSVETFESA from the coding sequence ATGAGCGCGGTAGAACGCATCGATGAAATCGATGTCCGTATCCTGGAGCTGTTGCAGGAGCATGGACGCATGAAGCGCAACCGCATTGCCGAAGAAGTGGGCTTATCGGTCCCCTCGGTCAGTGAGCGCATGCGCAAGCTCGAAGAGCGTGGCGTTATTACGGGTTACCATGCCGTACTGGACCATAAACGACTACATTTTGACATTACGGCCTTCATCCGAGTGATCGTGGACGGTTCGGAGCACTATCCGGAGTTCATCCGACGCGCCTGCGCCCTGGATGAGGTGCTGGAGGTACACTCCATCACGGGAGAAGGCTCCCATATTCTTAAAGTGCGCACGCGCAACACTACCACGCTGGAACGCCTGCTTTCACGCATACAGTCGTGGCCCGGTGTGCACGGTACCGTCACCAGTATCGTGCTGAGCACCTTTAAGGAAACGCGTCAGCTTCCGGTCGTCCCTACTGAGTTGGTTTCTGTGGAAACATTCGAGTCCGCTTAG
- a CDS encoding molybdopterin-dependent oxidoreductase, protein MPRITIDGTVYEFEGRPKLLQFCLDHGIELPHFCYHPALSIPANCRQCLVEVGMPVIDRETGKPKLDENGHPVIQFMPKLQTSCSLDMADGMVVRTHRTSEKVARAQRDNLEFLLINHPLDCPICDQAGKCPLQNQAYKYGPEGSRFEFLKVHKPKRVKLGPRVMLDAERCINCTRCVRFTDEISKSHQLTIIERGVKNYPITPPGVEFDDPYSMNVIDLCPVGALTSIDARFKARPWEMSATPSITITNAKGSNCYYWVRDNLIVEITPRANTAVNDYWLPDEDRLDYHRFNENRPDGPEVRRDGRLVRVSWEEAYDRAATLLAGIEGRRILFLGSAYATVEDNYLLKRLAEALGADTPVYIPHIEPGHGDGWLRTDDRTPNAQGCQRLGILPVDEALVRSRLESGEIQAVYVLEDDPVGSGLFSAEALADIPVILHYYNTTNQTLAVADVALPAATVVETIGTYVNCDGHAQRVRPAKAIRTVNRVLMREIGKSRLDQHGTPYDRWYNEQHQVDCKPSWEILPEVAERLGHPLRYKGPKYIMQEIAETIPAFAGATYEAMGLEGVRLVEIGAEV, encoded by the coding sequence ATGCCCCGGATCACCATAGACGGCACGGTTTACGAATTTGAAGGACGGCCCAAGTTGCTTCAGTTCTGCCTGGATCATGGCATTGAGCTCCCCCACTTTTGCTATCATCCGGCACTGTCGATTCCGGCCAACTGCCGTCAGTGTCTGGTAGAAGTGGGTATGCCGGTGATCGATCGGGAAACCGGTAAGCCGAAGCTGGACGAAAACGGCCACCCCGTCATCCAGTTTATGCCCAAGCTGCAGACGAGCTGCTCGCTCGACATGGCCGACGGGATGGTGGTCAGAACCCATCGCACCAGCGAAAAAGTAGCACGCGCCCAGCGCGACAATCTGGAATTTTTGCTGATCAACCATCCGCTTGACTGCCCGATCTGTGATCAGGCCGGCAAGTGCCCCCTTCAGAACCAGGCGTACAAGTACGGTCCGGAAGGCTCTCGCTTCGAGTTTCTCAAGGTGCACAAACCCAAGCGAGTCAAGCTAGGCCCCCGCGTTATGCTCGACGCCGAGCGGTGCATTAATTGCACGCGCTGCGTCCGCTTTACAGACGAGATCTCCAAGAGCCACCAGCTGACCATTATCGAACGCGGGGTCAAAAACTATCCCATCACGCCGCCGGGCGTGGAATTTGACGACCCGTATTCCATGAACGTGATCGACCTGTGCCCGGTGGGCGCGCTCACCTCCATTGATGCACGCTTTAAGGCGCGTCCCTGGGAGATGAGCGCCACTCCCTCGATCACGATCACCAACGCAAAGGGCTCCAACTGTTACTACTGGGTGCGTGACAACCTGATTGTCGAGATCACGCCCCGCGCCAACACGGCCGTCAACGACTACTGGCTGCCCGACGAAGACCGGCTCGACTATCATCGCTTCAACGAAAACCGCCCGGACGGTCCCGAAGTGCGACGAGACGGCCGGCTGGTGCGCGTAAGCTGGGAAGAAGCCTATGATCGGGCAGCCACCCTGCTTGCAGGTATCGAAGGTCGGCGCATCCTGTTTCTGGGATCGGCCTACGCTACGGTCGAAGACAACTATCTGCTCAAGCGTCTGGCGGAAGCGCTGGGTGCCGATACGCCCGTCTACATCCCCCATATCGAACCCGGCCACGGCGATGGCTGGCTTCGCACCGACGACCGCACGCCCAACGCGCAGGGATGCCAGCGGCTGGGCATCCTGCCCGTCGATGAAGCCCTCGTACGGAGTCGGCTCGAAAGTGGCGAAATCCAGGCCGTGTACGTGCTCGAAGACGACCCCGTCGGCTCCGGACTCTTCTCAGCCGAGGCGCTGGCTGACATTCCGGTCATCCTGCACTACTACAACACTACCAACCAGACGCTGGCGGTGGCTGACGTAGCCCTGCCAGCCGCCACGGTCGTCGAAACCATCGGTACCTACGTCAATTGCGACGGGCATGCGCAGCGCGTGCGTCCCGCCAAAGCCATCCGCACCGTCAATCGCGTGCTCATGCGCGAAATCGGCAAAAGTCGCCTGGATCAGCACGGCACGCCCTACGACCGCTGGTACAATGAGCAACACCAGGTGGACTGCAAGCCGAGCTGGGAGATCCTGCCGGAAGTCGCCGAGCGGCTGGGCCATCCGCTGCGCTACAAAGGCCCGAAATACATCATGCAGGAGATCGCGGAAACGATCCCGGCCTTTGCCGGAGCTACCTACGAAGCCATGGGCCTGGAAGGTGTCCGCCTCGTCGAAATCGGCGCCGAGGTGTAA
- the nuoD gene encoding NADH dehydrogenase (quinone) subunit D, which yields MSTAPSFIGPDRQGLFNFWPRHNEAIYRRLATKHAWLEERHRPPGGDGEPDPLEHEMILNIGPQHPATHGVLRCIVKLDGEVMEKCVLDLGYLHRGLEKVAEHKTYQEFMPYTDRMDYLSPYSNNVAWCLAVEKVAGIEVPERAQWIRMIMCELARISSHLLWLGVGLMDAGAVSVFLWAFKYREEIYNIFDEVCGARFTVSHSRIGGVASDLSPTAIAMIRRFVEEFPRELADWEKIINRNKIWIDRNEGIGVLTAEEAIELGVTGPNLRGSGVDYDIRRFEPYLKYDEVDFNIPLRTEGDSLARYFVRMEEMKESVRIIRQCLERLPEGPIRNDNAKLAYPSKEEVYYSMEGMIHDFLYTDVGICPPKGAHSYHAIEAPKGELGFYIISDGTGKPWRVRIKAPSFSNLQGLEYMMEGAMIGDMVILIGTIDPVMGEADK from the coding sequence ATGAGCACAGCGCCCAGCTTTATAGGACCTGACCGCCAGGGCCTGTTTAACTTCTGGCCCCGTCATAACGAGGCCATCTACCGCCGCCTGGCAACCAAGCACGCCTGGCTGGAAGAACGCCATCGCCCACCGGGCGGCGACGGGGAGCCCGATCCGCTGGAGCACGAAATGATCCTCAACATCGGGCCGCAGCACCCGGCCACACATGGCGTGCTTCGGTGCATCGTCAAGCTCGATGGCGAGGTGATGGAAAAGTGTGTGCTTGATCTGGGCTACCTGCACCGGGGCCTCGAAAAAGTGGCTGAACACAAGACTTATCAGGAGTTCATGCCCTACACCGACCGCATGGACTACCTGTCGCCCTACTCCAACAACGTGGCCTGGTGCCTGGCCGTCGAAAAAGTAGCCGGCATTGAGGTGCCGGAACGGGCACAATGGATCCGCATGATTATGTGCGAGCTGGCCCGCATCTCCAGTCACCTGCTCTGGCTGGGTGTAGGGCTCATGGATGCGGGTGCCGTGTCGGTCTTCCTCTGGGCCTTCAAGTACCGCGAAGAGATCTATAACATTTTTGATGAAGTGTGCGGTGCACGGTTTACCGTCTCCCACAGCCGCATCGGTGGGGTGGCCTCCGACCTGTCGCCAACGGCGATCGCCATGATTCGCCGCTTCGTAGAAGAATTTCCCAGAGAGCTGGCCGACTGGGAAAAAATCATCAACCGCAACAAGATCTGGATCGATCGGAACGAAGGCATCGGCGTGCTGACCGCCGAAGAAGCCATTGAACTGGGCGTCACCGGACCGAACCTCCGCGGCAGTGGCGTCGACTACGATATCCGCCGCTTTGAGCCTTATCTGAAATACGACGAAGTGGACTTCAACATTCCCCTCCGCACCGAAGGCGACAGCCTGGCTCGCTACTTCGTGCGGATGGAGGAAATGAAAGAAAGCGTGCGGATTATCCGCCAGTGCCTGGAACGGCTTCCCGAAGGTCCTATCCGCAATGATAACGCCAAGCTGGCCTACCCCTCCAAAGAGGAAGTTTATTACTCCATGGAGGGCATGATCCACGACTTTCTATACACCGACGTGGGCATCTGTCCGCCTAAAGGTGCCCACAGCTACCATGCCATCGAAGCGCCTAAAGGCGAGCTGGGCTTTTACATTATTTCAGATGGAACTGGTAAGCCCTGGCGCGTACGCATCAAGGCCCCCAGCTTCTCCAACCTGCAGGGCCTCGAATATATGATGGAAGGTGCTATGATCGGGGACATGGTGATTCTGATCGGTACCATCGACCCGGTTATGGGCGAAGCTGATAAATGA
- a CDS encoding sigma-70 family RNA polymerase sigma factor, with translation MSSPPSASSEQDRAYVAAALQGNEAAYQALMDKYRPALRRHIARIVRDPRDLDDLVQETFIKAFTALSTYSTEYAFSTWLYKIATNHAIDYLRRKKLKTLSLDEPIQTKEGTLERELADTTYFPDRHIVEDQRRMLIQEAINALPEKYRRVIIMRHQQEKSYEEIAAELQLPLGTVKAHIFRARRLLYRYLRSKRSSL, from the coding sequence ATGTCTTCACCTCCTTCTGCTTCCAGTGAACAAGATCGGGCCTACGTGGCCGCAGCGCTACAGGGCAATGAAGCGGCCTATCAGGCCCTGATGGATAAGTACCGTCCGGCGTTGCGCCGTCATATCGCCCGGATCGTTCGCGATCCCCGTGATCTGGACGATCTTGTGCAGGAAACCTTCATCAAGGCCTTCACGGCGTTGTCCACCTATTCAACCGAATACGCTTTTTCGACCTGGCTCTACAAGATCGCTACCAATCATGCCATCGACTATCTGCGTCGCAAAAAGCTCAAGACACTATCGCTGGACGAACCCATTCAGACAAAAGAAGGGACGCTCGAACGCGAGCTGGCCGATACGACCTACTTCCCCGATCGGCATATCGTGGAAGACCAACGACGCATGCTGATCCAGGAAGCCATTAACGCCCTTCCTGAAAAGTACCGGCGCGTCATCATTATGCGCCATCAGCAGGAGAAATCGTACGAAGAGATTGCTGCCGAGCTGCAGCTACCACTCGGTACTGTCAAAGCGCACATCTTTCGGGCACGTCGCCTGTTGTACAGGTATCTGCGCAGCAAACGCAGTAGCCTTTGA
- a CDS encoding NADH-quinone oxidoreductase subunit A — translation MLTDFIPLFIMIGLAAGLAFSLLKLAEILGPHRPNPIKRMPYESGMDPVGTARERYTVKFYLVAMIFIVFDVEIVFLYPWAVSYRDFLEAGAGLGALAVVVFFLIILAVGLLYDIKKGGLEFD, via the coding sequence ATGCTGACTGATTTTATTCCGCTATTTATCATGATCGGGCTGGCCGCCGGGCTGGCTTTTTCGCTGTTGAAGCTGGCAGAAATCCTGGGGCCGCACCGTCCCAATCCTATCAAGCGCATGCCCTATGAAAGTGGCATGGACCCGGTGGGGACGGCGCGTGAGCGTTATACGGTAAAGTTCTATCTGGTTGCCATGATCTTTATCGTATTTGACGTAGAAATCGTTTTTCTTTACCCCTGGGCTGTCAGCTACCGGGATTTTCTGGAGGCCGGTGCTGGCCTGGGCGCGCTGGCTGTCGTCGTGTTCTTTCTGATTATCCTGGCAGTGGGCCTGCTCTACGACATCAAAAAGGGCGGACTGGAGTTCGATTGA